A single Vulpes lagopus strain Blue_001 chromosome 3, ASM1834538v1, whole genome shotgun sequence DNA region contains:
- the LOC121486959 gene encoding uncharacterized protein LOC121486959, whose protein sequence is MASGRSSSDSHLLPLTKTLVSVGPPQGRAAEPQGVRAPKQGAPGALRGPVLGCTWTLGPSRAGRGSVLLFLFCPPAWPSAGATGPVWEIVPSRLARDRRAHGLALAGAPAGARSAHPRPAFRGRGLACGPAEGRSPALQAPRGGRAQPGGTRNAAPPKEAALLSSNGMSSAARNLSVRPGGGLESPAGSGLSALPPALALRWHHAQLRG, encoded by the exons ATGGCTAGTGGTCGCTCCTCCTCTGACTCTCACCTGCTTCCACTTACAAAGACCCTT GTGTCTGTGGGGCCGCCCCAGGGCCGGGCTGCAGAGCCCCAGGGGGTAAGGGCCCCGAAGCAGGGAGCACCAGGCGCCCTGCGAGGACCAGTCCTGGGCTGCACCTGGACTCTAGGCCCCTCGAGGGCAGGCAGGGGCTCcgtcctccttttcctcttctgtcctCCCGCCTGGCCGAGCGCGGGAGCCACAGGACCCGTTTGGGAAATAGTTCCCAGCCGACTGGCACGCGACCGCAGGGCGCACGGACTGGCCCTCGCGGGGGCACCTGCCGGGGCGAGAAGTGCGCACCCGCGACCCGCTTTCCGCGGCCGAGGCCTGGCCTGCGGCCCCGCGGAGGGGCGATCCCCAGCCCTGCAGGCGCCCCGGGGCGGCAGAGCCCAGCCCGGCGGGACCCGCAACGCAGCACCGCCCAAGGAGGCCGCCCTGCTCTCCAGCAACGG GATGAGCAGCGCAGCCCGAAACCTGAGTGTCCGGCCAGGAGGAGGCCTGGAGTCCCCGGCTGGCTCCGGACTGAGTGCACTTCCTCCAGCCCTAGCTCTCCGGTGGCACCATGCGCAGCTTCGGGGTTAG